One window of Helicobacter winghamensis ATCC BAA-430 genomic DNA carries:
- a CDS encoding diacylglycerol kinase, with translation MKPKYHFFKNTQYALEGIKALLKHEISFRIEFSIIIPCAILSFFLPIGVVEQILLIGVLFLILITEALNSSIEACVDLVTTKWHKQAKIAKDCASAAVFFSITLALIVWFVVLLQFLIPTF, from the coding sequence TTGAAGCCAAAATATCACTTTTTCAAAAACACACAATACGCGCTAGAAGGCATTAAAGCGCTCTTAAAACACGAGATTTCTTTCCGCATTGAATTTTCTATCATTATTCCTTGCGCGATTCTTAGTTTTTTCTTGCCCATTGGTGTAGTGGAGCAAATTTTACTTATTGGTGTCTTGTTTTTAATTCTCATCACAGAAGCATTAAATTCTAGCATTGAAGCGTGTGTAGATTTAGTTACAACAAAGTGGCACAAACAAGCAAAAATTGCTAAAGATTGTGCATCAGCAGCTGTGTTTTTTAGTATAACACTAGCTCTTATTGTGTGGTTTGTGGTGTTATTACAATTTTTGATTCCAACTTTTTAA
- a CDS encoding HIT family protein — protein MDYLYAPWRSDYFGSKQDLCVFCAISKGLNLHTNAKQDFSLSDETNRVFYRDSKIFCVMNKFPYTPGHFLIIPHQHIHSPELLSLDTWLHLQTFAQKGVALLKEFGASGVNLGMNIEKAGGAGIPDHLHLHLVPRYIGDTNFFTTIGDTRAYGVDFDKIFKRIKALSKTHFRSIN, from the coding sequence ATGGATTATTTATATGCACCTTGGCGAAGTGACTACTTTGGCTCAAAGCAAGATTTATGCGTATTTTGTGCAATTTCTAAAGGATTAAATTTACACACAAACGCCAAACAAGATTTCTCTTTAAGCGATGAAACAAATCGCGTATTTTATAGAGATTCTAAGATTTTTTGCGTGATGAATAAATTCCCCTACACTCCCGGACATTTTCTAATCATACCTCATCAACATATACACTCTCCAGAGCTTCTCAGTTTAGATACATGGTTGCATCTCCAAACATTTGCACAAAAAGGAGTAGCACTCTTAAAGGAATTTGGCGCAAGTGGTGTAAATTTAGGAATGAATATTGAAAAAGCCGGAGGCGCTGGAATCCCAGATCATTTACATTTACATCTCGTGCCACGCTACATAGGAGATACAAACTTTTTCACTACCATCGGTGATACGCGCGCCTATGGCGTAGATTTTGACAAAATTTTCAAGCGCATTAAAGCGCTCTCCAAAACGCATTTTAGGAGCATTAATTGA
- a CDS encoding Mur ligase family protein yields the protein MQDFEIFIMATRWIFLVALGYYAMANLQWYHYKIGRVLFKHHKQRWHLFYFILPILYFIFIPSDIYFYAGLYFYLLALGIWIFNLSKKLVLTGRVLRFFGFYIVFIVFNELLLLGIDENSPLIQCVYLLPLLISIFISSLTEKILLNRYKKLAKDKLENFSNLTIIAVTGSYGKTSLKNYLSQILQESFKVHSTPRSVNTLTGIIADINQNLSPLTDIYIVEAGARGSGDIKEIVELIAPQIVVVGKIGEAHIEYFKNIENIYRTKYEILESSRLQNAYIYKENIQPTNIQARIINFPQDPSDIEATLQGTNFSLKVKGEKLSFQTRILGAFNVINISAAIAVGSDLGISNERLVKQAQKLEPINHRLSKIVVNDKIILDDSYNGNLDGMLEAIRLASLHNGKKIIVTPGLVESSKEANIKLAEAIDKVFDIAIITGELNANTLRSNIHSTQKILLKDKTNIEHMLKSTTNSGDLILFANDAPSYI from the coding sequence TTGCAAGATTTTGAAATTTTTATAATGGCAACACGCTGGATTTTTCTTGTAGCGCTTGGCTACTATGCTATGGCAAATCTCCAGTGGTATCACTACAAAATCGGGCGCGTCCTTTTTAAGCACCACAAACAACGCTGGCATTTATTCTACTTTATTTTGCCTATTTTATATTTTATCTTTATCCCAAGCGATATTTATTTCTATGCAGGGCTTTATTTCTATCTCTTAGCACTTGGAATTTGGATTTTTAATCTTAGCAAAAAACTAGTTCTAACAGGCAGGGTGTTGCGCTTTTTTGGATTCTATATTGTTTTTATTGTTTTTAACGAGCTTCTCCTTTTAGGGATAGATGAAAATTCTCCATTGATTCAATGCGTTTATCTTTTACCGCTACTCATCTCTATTTTTATCTCTTCTTTAACAGAAAAAATTCTTTTAAACCGCTATAAAAAACTTGCAAAAGACAAGTTAGAAAACTTTTCAAATCTTACAATTATTGCCGTTACAGGAAGCTATGGAAAAACAAGTCTTAAAAACTATCTTTCTCAAATCTTACAAGAAAGCTTTAAAGTCCATTCTACTCCACGCAGTGTAAATACCTTAACAGGAATCATCGCTGATATTAATCAAAATCTCTCACCCCTAACAGATATTTACATTGTAGAAGCTGGAGCTAGGGGTAGTGGCGATATTAAAGAAATTGTAGAATTGATTGCCCCGCAAATTGTTGTTGTGGGAAAAATCGGTGAAGCACATATTGAATATTTTAAAAATATTGAAAATATCTACCGCACAAAATACGAGATTTTAGAGAGCAGTCGCCTACAAAATGCTTATATCTACAAAGAAAATATCCAGCCAACAAATATTCAAGCAAGGATTATCAACTTCCCACAAGATCCAAGCGATATAGAAGCCACATTGCAAGGAACAAACTTTTCTCTTAAAGTCAAAGGTGAAAAACTAAGTTTTCAAACGCGTATTCTAGGAGCTTTTAATGTAATTAATATAAGTGCCGCCATTGCTGTTGGAAGCGATCTTGGAATCAGCAATGAACGCTTAGTTAAACAAGCTCAAAAACTTGAACCTATCAATCATCGTTTAAGCAAGATTGTTGTTAATGACAAAATCATTCTAGATGATAGTTATAATGGAAACTTAGATGGAATGTTAGAGGCTATCCGTCTTGCTTCTTTGCATAATGGCAAGAAGATTATTGTAACACCAGGGCTTGTGGAAAGCTCTAAAGAAGCAAATATTAAGCTTGCAGAAGCGATTGATAAAGTCTTTGATATTGCCATTATTACAGGAGAGCTTAATGCAAACACCTTACGCTCAAATATTCATAGCACGCAAAAAATCCTTTTAAAAGATAAAACCAATATTGAACATATGCTAAAATCTACAACAAATAGTGGAGATTTGATCTTATTTGCAAATGATGCACCAAGCTACATTTAA
- a CDS encoding alpha/beta fold hydrolase: MAQKIITYKNAKFSLSYTLTNPQTNAPLVILHGWGANKNLMQQAFKDTFKDYTHYYIDLPGFGNSQNPPFALNTFDYAEILRLMLESLHLDSTKISIMGHSFGGKVATLLNPKTLILLSSAGIPTKKSLKVRAKIATTKFLNKIFPKLSQTLKNLLRSQDAQNLNETMYQTFKNVVDEDFSSVFRTFKNPCFIFWGKDDLATPLSCGDQIHTLILDSNFLALEGDHFFFLKQAKEIERQIQLKI; this comes from the coding sequence GTGGCACAAAAGATTATAACCTATAAAAACGCGAAGTTTAGCCTATCTTATACCCTAACAAATCCCCAAACAAATGCCCCACTTGTAATTTTACACGGCTGGGGAGCAAACAAAAATCTAATGCAACAAGCTTTTAAAGATACTTTTAAAGACTATACGCATTATTACATTGATTTACCGGGCTTTGGAAACTCACAAAATCCGCCCTTTGCACTAAATACTTTTGATTATGCGGAAATTTTGCGCTTAATGTTAGAATCCTTACATTTAGATTCCACAAAAATTAGCATTATGGGGCATAGTTTTGGCGGAAAAGTTGCCACGCTTTTAAACCCTAAAACCCTAATTTTACTAAGCAGTGCTGGAATCCCTACAAAAAAAAGCCTAAAGGTAAGAGCAAAAATTGCCACAACCAAATTTTTAAACAAAATCTTTCCCAAGCTTAGTCAAACTCTAAAGAATCTTTTGCGCTCACAAGATGCGCAAAATCTCAATGAAACAATGTATCAAACCTTTAAAAATGTTGTAGATGAAGACTTTTCAAGTGTTTTTAGAACCTTTAAAAATCCTTGTTTTATCTTTTGGGGCAAAGATGACCTTGCAACTCCGTTAAGTTGTGGCGATCAAATCCATACATTAATTTTGGATTCTAACTTTTTAGCTCTTGAAGGCGACCACTTCTTTTTTTTAAAGCAAGCTAAAGAAATTGAACGCCAAATTCAACTTAAAATTTAA
- a CDS encoding D-alanine--D-alanine ligase, producing the protein MNLCLLFGGKSYEHEISIVSAIALKKLLPKIKHFVFLDSNHNFYLIPKEQMQSKFFSTKSYEKTQKIYPKKDGFYTRTLFGEKPLNLPVILNLIHGGDGEDGTLASLLDFYGIPYIGPRNPACVLSYDKELIKGFAASRGVKCLAHRVLYRNDLVPSDLEFPIIIKPARLGSSLGIQVVESQENLQYALDSAFEYDEKVIIEPFIEGIKEYNLAGFKGKDGIQFSFIEEPEKSKFLDFEKKYLDFSRTSNAKEAEISDALKQALQESFTRLYNNAFEGALIRCDFFIKDNDCYLNEINPVPGSLANYLFTDFKSALESLLLALPKPSDIKVDYALLHQIQFAKGK; encoded by the coding sequence ATGAATCTTTGTCTTTTATTTGGCGGAAAATCTTATGAGCATGAAATTAGCATTGTAAGCGCAATCGCCCTAAAAAAGCTACTTCCAAAGATAAAACATTTTGTCTTTTTAGATTCCAACCATAACTTTTATTTAATTCCAAAAGAACAAATGCAATCTAAGTTTTTTAGCACCAAATCCTATGAAAAAACCCAAAAAATCTACCCCAAAAAAGATGGCTTCTACACACGCACACTCTTTGGAGAAAAACCCCTAAACCTGCCTGTAATCCTAAATCTAATCCACGGGGGCGATGGTGAAGATGGCACGCTTGCTTCCTTGCTAGATTTTTATGGAATCCCTTATATTGGACCGCGCAATCCCGCTTGTGTTCTAAGTTATGATAAAGAGCTTATTAAAGGCTTTGCAGCAAGTCGTGGCGTAAAATGTCTTGCTCATCGTGTGCTTTATCGCAATGATTTAGTACCTAGCGATTTAGAATTCCCAATAATCATTAAGCCCGCACGACTTGGAAGCTCGCTTGGTATCCAAGTTGTAGAGTCACAAGAGAATCTGCAATATGCTCTAGATAGTGCCTTTGAATACGATGAAAAAGTTATCATTGAACCTTTTATTGAAGGAATTAAGGAATATAATCTTGCAGGATTTAAAGGAAAAGATGGAATCCAATTTTCCTTTATTGAAGAACCAGAAAAAAGTAAGTTTTTAGACTTTGAAAAGAAATATTTAGATTTTTCACGCACAAGTAATGCAAAAGAAGCGGAGATTAGCGATGCCTTAAAACAAGCTTTGCAAGAAAGTTTCACAAGACTTTATAATAACGCTTTTGAAGGCGCACTTATCCGCTGTGATTTTTTTATAAAAGACAATGACTGCTACTTAAATGAAATTAATCCTGTGCCAGGCAGTCTTGCAAATTATCTTTTTACCGACTTTAAAAGTGCATTAGAATCACTTTTGCTTGCTTTACCAAAGCCTAGTGATATTAAGGTAGATTACGCCTTATTACATCAAATCCAATTTGCAAAAGGCAAATAG
- a CDS encoding alanine racemase, whose translation MPYLEISKKNFFHNHQMIAQAITPKEKKGIKGEIAIVLKDNAYGHGIMEIASLAKEVGIKTAFVKNLQEALSIKTFFDNIAILYPNSLPNKNALESALKIPSISFCTPSLESLQEYPSKTNIELKVDSGMHRNGIDKTKLRDAFELITTRNLNLKGVFTHNGYGDDLNSAFYVQDMEFLEIKKEALKLCEHFKIPRPKFHSLSSSGALRASNFNASLPKELQDDLFRIGIAFYGYNCSSPNTLKLKPIASLFANKISTLKLKKGTSIGYSGVSMLETDGIVSTYDIGYGDGLFRVREGMELYTTEGYRILPRASMDCISIESDTSSVCIFNDVSAFAKSFNTIPYEILVHLHAYIPRFIV comes from the coding sequence ATGCCTTATTTAGAAATCAGTAAAAAGAACTTTTTTCATAATCATCAAATGATTGCCCAAGCAATTACTCCCAAAGAAAAAAAAGGAATAAAAGGGGAAATCGCTATTGTCCTAAAAGACAATGCTTATGGGCATGGAATTATGGAAATAGCAAGCCTTGCCAAAGAAGTTGGAATCAAGACTGCATTTGTAAAAAATCTTCAAGAAGCCCTAAGTATTAAGACTTTTTTTGATAATATTGCCATTCTTTACCCAAATTCATTACCCAATAAAAATGCTTTAGAATCCGCCCTTAAAATTCCATCCATTTCATTTTGCACTCCAAGTTTAGAATCCTTACAAGAATATCCAAGCAAGACAAATATTGAACTCAAAGTTGATAGCGGAATGCACCGCAATGGAATTGACAAAACAAAGCTTAGAGACGCCTTTGAGTTAATTACAACACGCAATTTAAATCTTAAAGGAGTCTTTACGCATAATGGCTATGGAGATGATTTAAATAGTGCATTTTATGTGCAAGATATGGAGTTTTTAGAAATCAAAAAAGAAGCCCTAAAACTCTGCGAACATTTTAAGATTCCACGCCCAAAATTCCACTCTTTAAGCTCATCTGGCGCATTGCGCGCAAGCAACTTTAATGCAAGCTTGCCTAAAGAACTACAAGATGATTTATTTCGTATAGGAATCGCATTTTATGGCTATAATTGCAGCTCTCCAAATACACTAAAGTTAAAGCCTATTGCTTCTCTTTTTGCTAACAAAATCTCCACTCTTAAGCTAAAAAAAGGCACAAGTATCGGCTATAGTGGAGTTAGTATGCTAGAAACAGATGGCATAGTTTCTACCTATGATATAGGCTATGGTGATGGACTTTTTCGCGTGCGGGAAGGAATGGAACTTTATACAACGGAAGGGTATAGGATTTTACCGCGCGCTAGTATGGATTGCATTAGCATAGAAAGTGATACTTCAAGTGTGTGCATTTTCAATGATGTTAGCGCCTTTGCTAAGTCATTTAATACCATTCCTTATGAAATCCTAGTACATTTGCACGCTTATATTCCGCGTTTTATTGTTTAA
- a CDS encoding c-type cytochrome encodes MKKILLGLALATGCLMAADGATIYKKCIACHGAKAERVAPGSKGNVKIAGMAKEELVAQLKGYAAGTADNGGAKAIMYANMKNFKLTDADIDAVADYISKLPPVK; translated from the coding sequence ATGAAAAAGATTTTACTAGGATTAGCATTAGCAACTGGTTGTTTAATGGCAGCTGATGGTGCGACAATTTATAAAAAATGTATTGCTTGCCACGGAGCAAAAGCTGAAAGGGTAGCACCTGGAAGTAAAGGAAATGTTAAAATTGCTGGTATGGCAAAAGAAGAACTTGTAGCACAACTTAAAGGCTATGCAGCAGGAACAGCAGATAATGGTGGCGCAAAAGCTATTATGTATGCAAATATGAAAAACTTTAAACTAACAGATGCAGATATTGATGCAGTTGCAGATTATATCTCAAAACTTCCTCCAGTAAAATAA
- a CDS encoding sensor histidine kinase produces MRFFHFFGTTLEHKARILVFNIASGLLSLAIVSFVYHFSLKYDYDMLFMEYSQSLVELEEVRRTLNDLQNFAHKSNQEILQAKHSIITQLNNYKALQNRLLNESESTHFLLDIYQFFAKDNFVVQKKMGLQSNLEILDSEISAYLELLSSEGRQDMSHQTLSEEVKQSISALNHQISKIAHLNLQFTEAKKVRNNALHNVLQKVILVIICLIMLITMLLSYLILRNIKNLHATLEQKVQEKTQELQILNNSLQENIKKEVLESRKKDQIMYQQARLASMGEMIGNIAHQWRQPLNALMLLIQTFKIKSQNGKLTKEFIEIQVEDGLKIAKRMSQTIEDFRNFFHSASDKEPFNLKENIYDSISLVDAFLKQNEIEISVECAENIMLCGYKSAFSQVLLNLIKNSEDVLKEREVVPARIKILAEILQEEENKDNPIKECVRILFMDNGGGIKLDDIQKIFEPYFTTKHKSVGTGIGLYMSKQIIEKQMQGSIEVHNVRYDDVFNIVCNGGDCAQDCKLKDGTCGAQFIITIPLNAQKERV; encoded by the coding sequence TTGCGATTTTTTCATTTTTTTGGAACAACGCTTGAACATAAAGCGCGTATTTTAGTGTTTAATATTGCTTCTGGGCTTCTCTCGCTTGCAATTGTGTCTTTTGTGTATCATTTCAGCTTGAAATACGATTATGATATGCTTTTTATGGAATATAGTCAATCTCTTGTGGAGCTTGAAGAGGTTCGGCGAACACTCAATGATTTACAAAATTTTGCACATAAAAGCAACCAAGAGATTTTACAAGCAAAGCATAGCATTATTACGCAATTAAATAATTATAAAGCTTTGCAAAATAGACTCTTAAATGAGAGTGAATCTACGCATTTTTTGCTAGACATTTATCAGTTTTTTGCAAAAGATAATTTTGTGGTGCAAAAAAAAATGGGGTTACAAAGTAATTTGGAAATTTTAGATTCTGAAATTAGCGCGTATTTAGAGCTTTTAAGCTCAGAGGGGCGACAAGATATGTCTCATCAAACTCTAAGTGAAGAAGTTAAGCAAAGTATTAGTGCATTAAACCATCAAATCTCTAAGATAGCGCATTTAAATTTACAATTTACAGAAGCTAAAAAAGTGCGCAATAATGCTTTGCATAATGTATTGCAAAAAGTTATTTTAGTGATTATATGTTTGATTATGCTTATTACGATGTTGTTAAGTTATTTGATTTTGCGTAACATTAAAAATTTGCATGCAACGCTAGAGCAAAAGGTGCAAGAAAAAACACAAGAACTCCAAATTTTAAATAATTCTTTACAAGAAAATATAAAAAAAGAAGTGCTTGAGAGTCGTAAAAAAGATCAAATTATGTATCAACAAGCCCGCCTTGCAAGTATGGGAGAGATGATAGGGAATATCGCACACCAATGGCGACAACCTCTAAATGCTCTAATGCTACTCATTCAAACTTTTAAAATCAAATCTCAAAATGGCAAACTTACAAAAGAATTTATTGAAATTCAAGTAGAAGATGGGCTAAAAATTGCTAAAAGAATGTCCCAAACCATTGAAGATTTTAGAAACTTTTTTCACTCGGCAAGCGATAAGGAACCTTTTAATTTGAAAGAAAATATTTACGATTCCATCTCTTTGGTGGATGCGTTTTTAAAACAAAATGAAATTGAAATTAGTGTGGAATGTGCGGAGAATATTATGCTTTGTGGTTATAAGAGTGCATTTTCTCAAGTTTTATTAAATCTGATAAAAAATTCTGAAGATGTGTTAAAAGAGCGCGAAGTTGTGCCAGCAAGGATTAAAATCTTAGCAGAAATCTTACAAGAAGAAGAAAATAAAGATAATCCTATAAAAGAATGTGTTAGGATTCTTTTTATGGATAATGGTGGTGGAATCAAACTTGATGATATTCAAAAGATTTTTGAGCCTTACTTCACAACAAAACATAAATCCGTAGGCACAGGAATTGGGCTTTATATGTCTAAGCAAATTATAGAAAAGCAAATGCAAGGAAGTATTGAAGTGCATAATGTGCGTTATGATGATGTGTTTAATATTGTGTGTAATGGCGGAGATTGTGCGCAAGATTGCAAATTAAAAGATGGCACTTGCGGGGCTCAATTTATTATTACGATTCCATTAAATGCGCAAAAGGAGCGAGTGTGA
- a CDS encoding response regulator, which produces MISKNDEKVLKHLKVLYVEDEEDILKFATMVLEDYVDKLFVARNGKEALEILKQESIDLVITDILMPKLNGIDLIKEIRKNPLLEVAIIVVTAHTETHYLLDCIELRVDGYILKPIDVEELLKTILRAVLPKFQASEIKMQNALLNAISIFVGGKKIEIIKYLIEHSDVENIFYGSYEDIVQEVGVSKPTVVKTFRQLIDTGLLVRLKNKIYKFQSDITPYKE; this is translated from the coding sequence GTGATTAGTAAAAATGATGAAAAAGTTTTAAAACACCTTAAAGTTTTGTATGTAGAAGATGAAGAGGATATTTTGAAGTTTGCTACAATGGTACTTGAAGATTATGTGGATAAACTATTTGTGGCACGCAATGGAAAGGAAGCCCTAGAGATTTTAAAGCAAGAAAGCATTGATTTAGTAATTACTGATATTTTAATGCCAAAATTAAATGGCATTGATTTAATTAAAGAGATTCGTAAAAATCCACTCTTGGAAGTGGCTATTATTGTAGTTACTGCGCACACAGAAACACACTATTTGCTAGATTGTATTGAGTTGCGCGTTGATGGCTACATTTTAAAACCTATTGATGTAGAAGAGCTTTTAAAAACGATTTTACGCGCTGTGTTACCAAAGTTTCAAGCCAGTGAAATTAAAATGCAAAACGCGCTTTTAAATGCGATTTCTATTTTTGTAGGTGGCAAAAAAATTGAGATTATCAAGTATTTAATAGAACATAGTGATGTAGAAAATATTTTTTATGGCTCTTATGAAGATATTGTGCAAGAAGTAGGTGTAAGTAAGCCCACGGTGGTAAAGACATTTCGCCAGTTAATTGACACGGGATTGCTTGTGCGTTTAAAAAATAAAATTTATAAGTTTCAATCAGACATTACACCCTATAAAGAGTGA